One window from the genome of Eucalyptus grandis isolate ANBG69807.140 chromosome 7, ASM1654582v1, whole genome shotgun sequence encodes:
- the LOC108960856 gene encoding omega-hydroxypalmitate O-feruloyl transferase gives MRSQETRKLDVKIVNAVHVSPARETFGGLYALSNLDQTLTYVIEIVFAFNGEGRGRCSAAIETIRESLAKALVEFYPFAGRLVMGIDGRMAVRCTGEGVPFVEATSEDDIAALGDISTINPAILRKLVKHTDEASTILEVPLLSVQVTTFKCGGIVVGIVMNHVLVDGKALTDFIACWNDLARAKPPSVLPFLDRSVLRPRQPPRVDLPHHEYALRDQRPGLVVDPQTKPLVYRSFCFKPHALIQLKKAARIATQNGSSVVPTNFEVISALVWISRTKALGIAPHETTKLLTAVDGRPKFDPPLPSGYFGNGIALSCAECSAGELTRKPFSFAVQTVHEALASVTESYIRSAIDHMELNRVLIDCEGNSCCISKWSRLPFYKMDFGFGRPFQVAPATVPDNVIFVASQSRESDDLVVSLGLTSNAMNVFSKLIQHELTLKSKF, from the exons ATGAGAAGCCAAGAAACGCGAAAGCTTGATGTGAAGATCGTGAATGCAGTTCATGTTTCTCCGGCAAGGGAAACGTTTGGTGGGCTCTACGCTCTCTCTAACCTCGACCAGACCTTAACGTACGTGATTGAGATCGTGTTCGCCTTCAATGGCGAAGGGAGAGGAAGGTGTTCCGCTGCGATTGAGACAATCAGAGAGTCGCTGGCCAAGGCATTGGTCGAGTTCTATCCATTCGCGGGCAGACTTGTCATGGGGATCGACGGGAGGATGGCAGTGAGATGCACGGGAGAAGGTGTCCCATTCGTCGAAGCGACGTCGGAGGATGACATCGCAGCGCTGGGCGATATCAGCACCATCAATCCTGCCATCTTGCGAAAACTCGTGAAGCACACCGACGAAGCCTCGACCATATTGGAAGTACCTTTGCTTTCGGTGCAG GTGACGACGTTCAAGTGCGGAGGGATCGTCGTCGGCATCGTCATGAATCACGTCCTCGTTGACGGGAAAGCCCTCACGGACTTCATTGCTTGCTGGAACGACCTGGCTCGAGCCAAGCCGCCATCAGTTCTTCCCTTTCTTGATCGATCGGTGTTGCGCCCGAGGCAACCTCCGCGTGTCGATCTCCCCCACCACGAGTATGCTCTAAGAGACCAGCGGCCCGGACTCGTGGTCGACCCTCAAACCAAGCCCCTTGTTTACAGATCGTTCTGCTTCAAGCCACACGCTCTCATTCAGCTCAAGAAAGCGGCAAGAATCGCAACCCAGAATGGCTCTTCTGTAGTCCCGACGAACTTTGAAGTCATATCGGCGCTTGTGTGGATCTCGCGAACCAAAGCTCTTGGAATCGCTCCTCACGAGACGACGAAGCTTCTCACTGCAGTCGACGGCCGCCCCAAGTTTGACCCCCCGCTGCCGAGTGGCTACTTCGGGAACGGCATCGCTTTGTCCTGCGCTGAGTGCAGTGCTGGCGAATTGACCCGCAAGCCCTTCTCGTTCGCTGTCCAGACCGTGCATGAGGCGCTCGCATCCGTCACTGAGAGTTACATAAGGTCGGCCATCGACCACATGGAGCTGAACAGGGTCCTTATTGACTGCGAGGGCAACTCTTGCTGCATCAGCAAGTGGAGCCGACTCCCTTTCTACAAGATGGATTTCGGGTTCGGGAGGCCATTCCAGGTGGCGCCGGCGACGGTCCCCGACAACGTCATCTTTGTCGCTTCCCAGAGCAGGGAGAGTGACGACTTGGTTGTGTCCCTGGGGCTTACCAGCAACGCCATGAATGTTTTCTCGAAGTTGATTCAGCATGAGCTCACACTGAAAAGCAAGTTCTAG